The nucleotide sequence tttgttGAAATCATATGCATGAGCAAAGCAAGGACCCATTGCTTTTCTTGACTGTAATTCCACAATGAATGTTATAAATAATCTGCACAAACATCTAAAGAACTGGAAACAATGTCTGATTGGGAATTTGTGATGCAAGTCCTTTTCAGGATTTTATGTATCTCCTCTATACAACAAAATAGCTCACAGAAAATACTAGTGATGCATAATTCACCCACcattctttttattttctattgctTAATCTTTAGCGAATGCTGCAAGAATGACTCATCTTACTGCAAACCCAAAAGAATGCTTCCTCTTGTGCTTGAAACAACATTCTGATGCATGCTCTCGCTACAGTTCAAGCTCTGTGAGACTGTGACCCAATTGAGAACATCAATGCCTAGCAACTCCATCAAGATATCTGTGTCGGATCCTCGCATCATCTAAGAACAAACACTAGTTGCTGCAACGCCTCATTGCATGGGTGGATCTCCCATCTTGCACCAATCATTTACTGAGCAAGTGCATCACTGACACAGCTCCCAAATTCCCGTCGCCATCAACTCTCGTTCACCATCAATATATAGATACAACAATAATCAAGCTCCATCATCCCTGGTTTCCGGAATGAAGAGTAGCCAAGGAAGATGGAGCAAGTGCTTTGCGGTCTGCAAGCCTTACCTTCAGATGATCTCGCTCCAATTTGGCTACGCAGGCATGAACATCCTCACCAAGTTCTCCCTCAACCACGGCATGAGCCACTACGTCTTGGTGGTGTATCGCCATGCCTTCGCCACGCTCTCCGTCGCCCCTTTCGCGCTCTTTCTCGAGAGGTAGATATCGATAGAGCATGCCTCTCTTTTGTTCTTCGGCTCAAATTCTCGACACTCGTGAACAGGAACTCACGTCCGAGGATCACATGGACAATCTTCGTGCAAATGTTTGTGCTAGGACTGCTTGGGTTAGTACTTGCACCAACATAATATCGATCAGCCTCGATCAAAGAGTAGTTAGTACTTCATAATCGTTTTCTTGTGTAAATTTTATAGGCCGGTCGTCGATCAAAACTTCTACTACGCTGGCCTCAAGCTCACCTCGCCAACCTTCTCTTGCGCCATAAGCAACATGTTGCCTGCCATGACCTTTGTGTTGGCCATTTTATTCAGGTAATCAAGTAGAGCATTGAGAGCTTCTTGTAAAGATTTCTTCAGCAAATTTTAAAGAAGAATTAAtctaagaaaatttaattgataggATGGAGAAACTGGAGCTGAAGCAAGTGCGATGCCAAGCCAAGTTGATTGGAACGTTGGTGACGGTAGTTGGGGCCATGCTGATGACACTCTACAAAGGTCCTGTAATGGAGATTTTCTGGACCAAGTACATGCATGCTCGTCCCCTTGAATCTGACTCGGCGGCGGATGGCTCCTCCAAATGGCTCGTGGGCTGCATCTTCGTCATCGTCGCAACTCTCGCATGGGCTTCTGTCTTCGTCCTTCAGGTAATTAATCTGTGCGTAACATTAATTCTATATGCTAAATTGTACACTTGCTCTGCTTCAACAGACTGCAACATTAAAGAGCTACGACGCTCCCTACTCCCTCACCACATTGATGTGCTTCATGGGCACTCTGCAAGCCATTGTTGTCACCTTTGTGATGGAGCGCAAGCTTTCTGTGTGGAGCATCGGCTGGGACATGAACCTCCTTGCTGCTGCCTATGCTGTtagtccttcttcttctttctttatgGAACTTTGTGCATGATCAAGAGGAGAACTTTTGGTGTTCAGGGGATAGTGACATCCAGTATGGCCTATTATGTGCAAGCTTTGGTGATAAAGGAGAAAGGGCCAGTGTTTGCATCTGCCTTCAGCCCTTTGATGATGATTATAGTGGCCATTATGGGCTCTTTCATTCTTGCAGAGAAGATATATTTGGGAGGGTGAGATCTCCATACAATATACTTGATGATCGACCAGATT is from Zingiber officinale cultivar Zhangliang chromosome 7B, Zo_v1.1, whole genome shotgun sequence and encodes:
- the LOC122006579 gene encoding WAT1-related protein At5g07050-like; amino-acid sequence: MKSSQGRWSKCFAVCKPYLQMISLQFGYAGMNILTKFSLNHGMSHYVLVVYRHAFATLSVAPFALFLERNSRPRITWTIFVQMFVLGLLGPVVDQNFYYAGLKLTSPTFSCAISNMLPAMTFVLAILFRMEKLELKQVRCQAKLIGTLVTVVGAMLMTLYKGPVMEIFWTKYMHARPLESDSAADGSSKWLVGCIFVIVATLAWASVFVLQTATLKSYDAPYSLTTLMCFMGTLQAIVVTFVMERKLSVWSIGWDMNLLAAAYAGIVTSSMAYYVQALVIKEKGPVFASAFSPLMMIIVAIMGSFILAEKIYLGGLIGAVLIVVGLYSVLWGKYKEDKEKKKKMEAMEIPVAIKAAQGVMEPDAVVEKAKAQEQHDNCC